In a single window of the Metopolophium dirhodum isolate CAU chromosome 2, ASM1992520v1, whole genome shotgun sequence genome:
- the LOC132938882 gene encoding uncharacterized protein LOC132938882: MDNASYHSVKKDPVPTTAWKKEDVQNWLKSKGVVLDKPMIKFRLLDMVNEIRPRHDKYVIDEEALKVNKLVLRLPPYHCELNPIEIAWSVVKNHVKQNNASFKLNDVRILLNEGVKKVTSEMWANFVSHTIKEEDKFYDIDIISDRMMNDEDHIMTITGDTSSDFSDE; encoded by the coding sequence ATGGATAATGCTTCTTACCATTCTGTCAAAAAAGACCCGGTACCCACAACTGCATGGAAAAAAGAGGACGTTCAAAATTGGTTGAAGTCGAAAGGTGTGGTTTTAGACAAACCAATGATAAAATTTCGATTACTTGACATGGTAAATGAAATTAGACCTCGCCATGATAAATATGTAATCGACGAAGAAGCCTTGAAAGTAAATAAACTTGTATTGCGTTTGCCACCTTACCACTGCGAACTTAACCCGATTGAAATTGCGTGGTCTGTTGTGAAAAATCACGTCAAGCAAAATAACGCATCGTTTAAGTTAAACGATGTTCGAATACTACTGAACGAAGGAGTTAAGAAAGTGACGTCTGAAATGTGGGCCAATTTCGTTAGTCACACCATAAAAGAAGAGGACAAATTTTATGACATCGATATAATTTCTGACAGAATGATGAATGATGAGGATCATATAATGACAATCACTGGTGACACTTCGTCTGATTTTTCTGAcgagtaa